One window from the genome of Mastacembelus armatus chromosome 18, fMasArm1.2, whole genome shotgun sequence encodes:
- the LOC113124266 gene encoding alpha-2 adrenergic receptor, whose translation MDSFNASGMDAFTVIHLNSSWSADGGYSLAAIASIAALVSFLILFTVVGNILVVIAVLTSRALKAPQNLFLVSLATADILVATLVMPFSLANELMGYWYFGKVWCGIYLALDVLFCTSSIVHLCAISLDRYWSVTQAVEYNLKRTPKRVKCIILIVWLISAVISSPPLISIDSSRDISSLPQCELNDETWYILSSSIASFFAPCLIMVLVYIRIYQVAKTRTRGMSEKNPRPDGVTQTENGLTKATSPFHGDKENGHCQCPPTPSQRTVTMGPQTEDADMEESSSSEGKGHKSQHQDSQRAKRINQMKNSLSKQSTRISKVSNKSIDLLASRMKRRRSSVARKKVSQAREKRFTFVLAVVMGVFVVCWFPFFFSYSLYGVCRDSCRIPDPLFKFFFWIGYCNSSLNPAIYTIFNRDFRHAFQKILCKSWKKSF comes from the coding sequence ATGGATTCTTTTAACGCCAGCGGAATGGACGCGTTCACGGTGATCCATCTGAATTCCTCCTGGAGCGCGGACGGTGGATACTCTTTGGCAGCGATAGCCAGCATTGCTGCTCTCGTAAGTTTTCTTATTCTCTTTACCGTTGTTGGAAATATACTGGTGGTTATTGCTGTGCTAACGAGCAGAGCGCTGAAAGCTCCCCAAAACCTTTTTCTGGTGTCTCTGGCCACCGCGGACATCCTGGTCGCCACTTTGGTGATGCCGTTTTCTCTCGCGAACGAACTTATGGGCTACTGGTATTTTGGAAAAGTATGGTGCGGTATTTatttggctttggatgttttgttcTGCACTTCATCTATTGTGCATCTGTGCGCAATAAGCTTGGACCGGTACTGGTCCGTTACGCAGGCTGTAGAGTACAACCTGAAGCGGACTCCTAAACGCGTCAAGTGCATCATTTTAATCGTGTGGCTTATATCTGCGGTCATCTCATCTCCGCCGCTCATATCTATAGACAGCAGCAGAGATATCAGCTCTCTGCCTCAGTGCGAGCTCAATGATGAGACTTGGTACATCCTCTCCTCCAGCATCGCGTCCTTCTTCGCTCCCTGCCTAATCATGGTCCTGGTCTATATCAGAATATACCAGGTAGCCAAAACCAGAACCAGAGGCATGTCGGAGAAAAATCCCAGACCAGATGGTGTTACACAAACTGAGAATGGACTGACAAAAGCCACCTCCCCTTTTCATGGCGACAAAGAGAACGGTCACTGCCAGTGCCCGCCTACGCCCAGCCAACGCACCGTCACCATGGGGCCTCAGACTGAGGATGCTGACATGGAAGAGAGCTCCTCCTCAGAGGGCAAAGGTCACAAATCTCAGCACCAAGACTCGCAGAGAGCCAAGAGGATCAACCAAATGAAAAACTCTCTCTCCAAACAATCCACCCGCATCTCCAAAGTCAGTAACAAATCAATTGACCTTTTGGCCTCCCGAATGAAACGGCGCCGGAGCTCTGTAGCCAGGAAAAAGGTCTCTCAAGCCAGAGAGAAGAGGTTTACGTTTGTCCTGGCTGTGGTTATGGGggtgtttgttgtttgctgGTTCCCATTTTTCTTTAGCTACAGTCTTTACGGCGTGTGCCGGGACTCCTGTAGGATCCCTGACCCGCTCTTCAAGTTCTTCTTCTGGATTGGCTATTGTAACAGCTCCCTGAACCCCGCCATCTACACCATATTCAACCGGGACTTCCGACACGCCTTCCAGAAGATCCTCTGCAAGTCATGGAAAAAGTCCTTCTAG